From Posidoniimonas corsicana, one genomic window encodes:
- a CDS encoding tagaturonate epimerase family protein: MSQKTFSQAPQTSSVPAASELGLAPSFGFGDRIGLATPGHIAAMRLSATGIAPIFAQQSIREMTRTSRDPQGVMGDAMDALGAAKWESQHGADADHLKTPDDVNRTAEAGFTFFTIDPSDHVDQKADDYSESQLRELFAKIKDSAPWFDGYLGKSVKLSTDAEINFDEITLLRAAVKYGPAIREAIALADHIRFVQTEANRDFEIELSVDETDQPTTLAEHYIIAEQCLQAGMKLVSLAPRFIGDLEKGVDYIGDVAKLEASLHDHAAIAEALGPYKLSLHSGSDKISMYPALARATRGRFHVKTAGTSYLEALRVVAVCEPDLFREMVEYSRERYNTDRATYHVHATLETVAAPSELGSNQELQDVYLERWETVPDGLGFTKPGRQILHCAFGSVLTHDRLGPALRQCLLDHPETYSEILAEHFGRHLSALKQGL; the protein is encoded by the coding sequence ATGTCTCAGAAAACCTTCTCTCAGGCTCCCCAAACTAGCTCCGTCCCCGCCGCCAGCGAACTCGGCCTGGCGCCCTCGTTCGGGTTCGGTGACCGAATCGGCCTGGCCACTCCGGGCCACATCGCGGCGATGCGATTGTCCGCTACCGGCATCGCGCCAATCTTCGCCCAGCAGTCCATCCGCGAGATGACCCGCACCAGCCGCGACCCGCAGGGCGTGATGGGCGACGCGATGGACGCGCTCGGCGCCGCGAAGTGGGAGTCGCAGCACGGCGCCGACGCCGACCACCTGAAGACCCCCGACGACGTGAACCGCACCGCTGAGGCGGGCTTCACGTTCTTCACGATCGACCCATCCGACCACGTCGACCAGAAGGCGGACGACTACAGCGAATCGCAGCTCCGTGAGCTGTTCGCCAAGATCAAGGACTCCGCACCTTGGTTCGACGGCTACCTCGGCAAGTCGGTCAAGCTCTCGACCGACGCTGAAATCAACTTCGACGAGATCACCCTGCTCCGCGCAGCCGTAAAGTATGGCCCCGCCATCCGCGAGGCGATCGCGCTGGCGGACCACATCCGCTTCGTGCAGACCGAGGCCAACCGCGACTTCGAGATCGAGCTGAGCGTCGACGAGACCGACCAGCCGACCACGCTTGCGGAGCACTACATCATCGCCGAGCAGTGCCTGCAGGCGGGGATGAAGCTGGTGTCGCTCGCGCCGCGGTTCATCGGCGACCTGGAGAAGGGCGTCGACTACATCGGCGACGTCGCGAAGCTCGAGGCCAGCCTGCACGACCACGCCGCGATCGCCGAGGCGCTCGGCCCCTACAAGCTGAGCCTGCACTCGGGCTCGGACAAGATCTCGATGTACCCCGCCCTGGCCCGCGCGACGCGTGGCCGCTTCCACGTGAAGACTGCCGGCACCTCGTACCTCGAGGCGCTGCGGGTCGTGGCGGTCTGCGAGCCGGACCTGTTCCGCGAGATGGTCGAGTACTCCCGCGAACGCTACAACACCGACCGCGCCACCTACCACGTGCACGCCACCCTCGAGACCGTGGCGGCGCCGTCCGAGCTCGGCAGCAACCAGGAACTGCAGGACGTCTACCTGGAGCGTTGGGAGACCGTGCCCGACGGCCTCGGCTTTACGAAGCCCGGCCGGCAGATCCTGCACTGCGCGTTCGGCTCGGTGCTGACGCACGATCGCCTCGGCCCCGCGCTGCGGCAGTGCCTGCTCGACCACCCCGAGACCTACTCGGAGATCCTGGCCGAGCACTTCGGGCGGCACCTGTCCGCGCTCAAGCAGGGGCTTTGA
- a CDS encoding CDGSH iron-sulfur domain-containing protein — translation MADVRIRVRPNGPFLVEGPIELFDSEGNAFELNPDKPAIALCRCGESKNRPFCDGAHKSCGFDSDERAS, via the coding sequence ATGGCTGACGTCCGGATCCGTGTGCGCCCCAACGGCCCCTTCCTGGTGGAGGGCCCGATCGAGCTGTTCGACTCCGAGGGCAACGCCTTCGAGCTCAACCCCGACAAGCCGGCGATCGCGCTGTGCCGGTGCGGGGAGTCCAAGAACCGTCCGTTCTGCGACGGCGCCCACAAGTCTTGCGGGTTTGATTCGGACGAGCGCGCCTCGTAG
- a CDS encoding zf-HC2 domain-containing protein: MTPPGENPNTTAPDQEDWAELISAYLDDELTLDERAQVEQRLASDAEAQRLLDELSALTATLHRLPPESAPRDLTDAVLKSAERRMLTTEPRNHNGGGVSLGRSPRGWMWAALAIAAAVMLMVFQRDEPTPSIAKSDASADSGLAARDSAPAEVFAPETTAPSPEAADSASEALIATEGMAEPVDAPPAGVAAAPTSQPLPGAPPAPSADTAPAETAADNARGASGVASGRFGGEFGADFRGGAGRGFGGFGPPVDEGVVVRLDLRPDAFNEKLVEAVLGNNGIVVEPTPISLTSTRAPERRAVERDTTQVEDEASELEERHRRLDPADAPALKRETAPALRDLMLVSAPAPQLVDVVSEINRDFYNFRRIEVEPAFDAPQQQQPLAYNSMQEESLRQQQQEFAQNLRLYSRSGVSPQQAANAPAFEQSRAQQQATTSRTAKAQAKRTTPARGVAYRIEVDNELPADGIELYKQINRFATEQLSRGRGGDAFGGRGGEVARANRADPLLSDQAPVLFVVRPAEEPAATPAVAAPVE; the protein is encoded by the coding sequence ATGACGCCACCCGGAGAGAACCCGAACACCACCGCACCGGACCAGGAAGACTGGGCCGAGCTGATCAGCGCGTACCTGGACGACGAGCTGACGCTTGATGAGCGTGCGCAGGTCGAGCAGCGTCTGGCCAGCGACGCCGAGGCGCAGCGTCTGCTGGACGAGCTCTCGGCGCTGACCGCCACACTCCACCGGCTGCCGCCCGAGTCGGCGCCTCGGGACCTGACCGACGCGGTGCTCAAGTCGGCCGAGCGGCGGATGCTGACCACCGAGCCCCGCAACCACAACGGCGGAGGGGTGTCGCTTGGCCGGTCGCCGCGTGGCTGGATGTGGGCCGCACTGGCGATCGCCGCCGCGGTGATGCTGATGGTCTTCCAACGTGACGAACCGACCCCCTCGATCGCCAAGTCGGATGCTTCGGCGGACTCCGGACTGGCCGCTCGCGATTCGGCGCCGGCGGAGGTGTTCGCGCCCGAAACAACCGCCCCGTCGCCCGAGGCGGCCGACTCCGCGTCCGAGGCGCTGATCGCCACGGAAGGAATGGCGGAGCCAGTCGATGCTCCTCCGGCCGGCGTGGCGGCGGCGCCCACGTCTCAGCCGTTGCCCGGCGCCCCGCCAGCGCCGTCTGCCGACACGGCGCCCGCCGAAACGGCGGCGGACAACGCACGCGGCGCAAGCGGCGTGGCGAGCGGACGGTTTGGCGGCGAGTTCGGCGCTGACTTCCGCGGCGGCGCAGGCCGAGGCTTTGGCGGGTTCGGCCCGCCGGTCGACGAGGGCGTGGTGGTGCGCCTCGACCTGCGGCCCGACGCGTTCAACGAGAAGCTGGTCGAGGCGGTGCTGGGGAACAACGGCATCGTGGTCGAGCCGACGCCGATCTCGCTGACCTCCACCCGTGCCCCGGAACGGCGGGCGGTCGAACGCGACACAACGCAGGTGGAAGACGAGGCCAGCGAGCTAGAGGAACGCCATCGCCGACTCGACCCGGCTGATGCGCCGGCGCTTAAACGTGAGACCGCGCCCGCCCTGCGGGACCTGATGCTGGTCAGCGCCCCGGCCCCGCAGCTGGTCGACGTCGTCTCCGAGATCAACCGGGACTTCTACAACTTCCGCCGCATCGAGGTCGAGCCGGCGTTCGACGCGCCGCAGCAACAACAGCCGCTGGCCTACAACAGCATGCAGGAAGAGTCCCTGCGTCAGCAGCAGCAAGAGTTTGCTCAGAACCTGCGGCTCTACTCCCGATCCGGCGTGAGCCCGCAGCAGGCCGCCAACGCACCAGCCTTCGAGCAGTCGCGTGCTCAGCAGCAGGCGACGACGAGCCGTACCGCCAAGGCGCAGGCGAAACGCACGACGCCCGCCCGCGGCGTTGCCTACCGCATCGAGGTCGACAACGAGCTGCCCGCCGATGGGATTGAGCTGTACAAGCAGATCAACCGGTTCGCCACCGAGCAGCTGTCGCGGGGACGCGGCGGCGACGCGTTCGGTGGCCGCGGCGGCGAGGTCGCACGGGCGAACCGCGCGGACCCGCTGCTGTCTGATCAGGCGCCGGTGCTGTTTGTCGTGCGACCGGCGGAGGAGCCGGCCGCGACGCCCGCTGTCGCCGCGCCCGTGGAGTAG
- a CDS encoding sigma-70 family RNA polymerase sigma factor: protein MESSRTGSQTQPASATRARGPRPRSAQPAPVGPDPADDDLAIDEALAGDSAAFGRLVVKYQDRLYNSLLRYTGSPEDAQDVAQDAFVQAFLKLGSFKRNSAFFTWLYRIAFNRAASNARKRRERTSLDGLTEAGAPQPTDQHAPPEAAMIAQEHAELVRQAVAELADDQRQVVVLREFDGFDYQQISDVLEIPIGTVRSRLFRARMQMKERLAAILGEAQDALPRPDLGAQP from the coding sequence GTGGAGTCGAGCAGAACAGGCTCGCAGACCCAACCAGCCAGCGCGACCCGAGCGCGTGGGCCCCGCCCCCGCTCCGCGCAGCCGGCGCCGGTCGGGCCGGACCCGGCCGACGACGACCTGGCGATCGACGAGGCGTTGGCCGGCGACTCGGCGGCCTTCGGGCGGCTGGTGGTGAAGTACCAGGACCGGCTCTACAACTCGCTGCTGCGGTACACGGGATCGCCAGAGGACGCGCAGGACGTCGCGCAGGACGCCTTTGTGCAGGCGTTCCTGAAACTCGGCAGTTTTAAACGCAACAGCGCGTTCTTCACCTGGTTGTACCGCATCGCATTCAACCGGGCCGCGAGCAACGCGCGGAAGCGGCGCGAGCGGACGTCGCTCGACGGCCTGACCGAGGCCGGCGCCCCCCAACCAACCGACCAGCACGCCCCGCCCGAGGCGGCCATGATCGCCCAAGAACACGCAGAGCTCGTCCGCCAGGCGGTGGCCGAGCTGGCCGACGACCAGCGGCAGGTGGTCGTGCTGCGCGAGTTCGACGGGTTCGACTACCAGCAGATTTCCGATGTGCTCGAGATCCCTATCGGCACGGTGCGCAGCCGTTTGTTCCGTGCCAGAATGCAGATGAAGGAACGCCTGGCGGCGATCCTCGGCGAGGCGCAAGACGCCCTGCCGCGGCCCGACCTGGGCGCCCAACCGTAA
- a CDS encoding LuxR C-terminal-related transcriptional regulator: MEKLTQDELDVLEYLKLGASNKIIARRMDVSLRTIEKRRRRILLHYGAESAVHLGYIIGLAEGAQHGAGPAAPIELPLNDAAPLYS, translated from the coding sequence ATGGAAAAGCTAACCCAGGACGAGCTCGACGTTCTCGAGTACCTCAAGCTAGGAGCGTCCAACAAGATCATCGCCCGGCGGATGGACGTCAGCCTCCGCACCATCGAAAAGCGCCGCCGCCGGATCCTGCTGCACTACGGCGCCGAGTCGGCGGTCCACCTTGGTTACATCATCGGCTTGGCGGAGGGCGCCCAGCATGGCGCCGGCCCCGCGGCGCCGATCGAGTTGCCGCTCAACGACGCCGCACCGCTCTACTCCTAA
- a CDS encoding response regulator, translating to MSKNRILIVEDDRSLADVLDYNLRQDGYETVVALNGQDGLNQAKLKTPDLVVLDLMLPVIDGLEICRRLRADPITRQTLILMLTAKAEETDQVAGFSVGADDYVTKPFSVKVLLERIRALLRRRQGSAQTDEVIVSQGILIDRERHRCTAGDQPLDLTPSEFGLLETLLRQPGRVFSRSELIDSALGGDSLVLERTIDVHIRALRKKMGDHATLVETVRGIGYRLRDPTGAE from the coding sequence ATGAGCAAGAACCGCATCCTGATTGTCGAAGACGACCGCTCGCTGGCCGACGTGCTCGACTACAACCTCCGGCAGGACGGCTACGAAACGGTGGTCGCGCTCAACGGCCAGGACGGCCTCAACCAGGCCAAGCTCAAGACGCCCGACCTGGTGGTGCTCGACCTGATGCTGCCGGTCATCGACGGCCTGGAGATCTGCCGCCGCCTGCGGGCCGACCCGATCACCCGCCAGACGCTGATCCTGATGCTCACCGCCAAGGCGGAGGAGACCGATCAGGTCGCCGGCTTCTCGGTGGGGGCCGACGACTACGTCACCAAGCCGTTCAGCGTGAAGGTGCTGCTCGAGCGGATCCGCGCCCTGCTGCGGCGCCGCCAGGGTTCGGCGCAGACCGACGAGGTCATCGTCAGCCAGGGCATCCTGATCGACCGCGAGCGGCACCGCTGCACGGCCGGCGACCAGCCGCTCGACCTCACGCCCAGCGAGTTCGGCCTGCTCGAAACGCTGCTCCGGCAGCCGGGCCGCGTGTTCTCACGCTCGGAGCTGATCGACTCGGCGCTCGGCGGCGACTCGCTGGTGCTCGAGCGGACCATCGATGTGCACATCCGGGCGCTCCGCAAAAAGATGGGCGACCACGCCACGCTGGTCGAAACCGTCCGCGGAATCGGCTACCGGCTCCGCGACCCGACCGGCGCCGAGTAG
- the phoU gene encoding phosphate signaling complex protein PhoU yields MSKHLERDLELLERDVLAQSSMVEDMIRTASRCLCDQTTDALDELSRLEPQVNLREVRIEEECLKILALHQPVATDLRRVATILKINTDLERIGDLAVNVGERVWSLSELPVLPAPQGLEEMTSVTIAMVRDALDAFVELDADRAQAVRKRDDTVDDLNHDVINELHAVMKADPRLVEPAVHLFSATRHIERIADHATNIAEDVVYLVEGEIARHRHMQHGADSARQ; encoded by the coding sequence ATGTCGAAACACCTGGAACGCGACCTCGAACTGCTGGAGCGGGACGTGCTGGCGCAGTCGTCGATGGTGGAGGACATGATCCGCACCGCCAGCCGCTGCCTGTGCGACCAGACCACCGACGCCCTCGACGAGCTCTCCCGGCTCGAGCCGCAGGTCAACCTCCGCGAGGTCCGCATCGAGGAGGAGTGCCTCAAGATCCTGGCGTTGCACCAGCCGGTCGCCACCGACCTGCGCCGCGTCGCCACGATCCTCAAGATCAACACCGACCTCGAGCGGATCGGCGACCTGGCGGTCAACGTCGGCGAGCGGGTCTGGTCGCTCTCAGAACTGCCGGTGCTGCCGGCCCCGCAGGGCCTAGAGGAGATGACCAGCGTCACGATCGCCATGGTCCGCGACGCGCTGGACGCGTTCGTTGAGCTCGACGCCGACCGCGCGCAGGCGGTCCGCAAGCGGGACGACACCGTCGACGACCTCAACCACGACGTCATCAACGAGCTGCACGCCGTGATGAAGGCCGACCCCCGCCTGGTCGAACCGGCCGTGCACCTGTTCTCCGCCACCCGCCACATCGAACGGATCGCGGACCACGCGACCAACATTGCCGAGGACGTGGTCTACCTGGTCGAGGGCGAGATCGCCCGCCACCGCCACATGCAGCACGGCGCCGACTCCGCAAGACAATGA
- the pstB gene encoding phosphate ABC transporter ATP-binding protein PstB, which translates to MSIKTLPAEQRNTGLKPPRVAQSRASRSADELAASAPKISVSSLNFYYGSSQALYDINLTVPEHCVTAFIGPSGCGKSTFLRCMNRMNDMIEGTRLEGDILLDSHDINAARVDVVSLRKRVGMVFQKSNPFPKSILENVVYGPRVAGERSKNRLMEIAEQCLERAALWHEVKDRLNDSALALSGGQQQRLCIARALATDPEVLLMDEPASALDPASTSRIEDLIFELKDRYTIVIVTHNMQQAARVSDQTAFFFQGELVEAGRTNELFTNPSKKQTEDYITGRFG; encoded by the coding sequence ATGAGCATTAAAACCTTGCCTGCCGAACAGAGAAACACTGGGCTCAAGCCGCCGCGGGTCGCTCAGTCTCGCGCCTCGCGCTCCGCGGACGAGCTGGCCGCGTCGGCGCCCAAGATCAGCGTCAGCTCGCTCAACTTCTACTACGGCTCTAGCCAGGCGCTGTACGACATCAACCTGACGGTGCCCGAGCACTGCGTCACCGCGTTCATCGGCCCGTCGGGCTGCGGCAAGAGCACGTTCCTGCGGTGCATGAACCGCATGAACGACATGATTGAAGGCACGCGTCTGGAGGGCGACATCCTGCTCGACTCGCACGACATCAACGCCGCCCGGGTGGACGTGGTGTCGCTCCGCAAGCGGGTGGGCATGGTGTTCCAGAAGTCCAACCCGTTCCCCAAGTCGATCCTTGAAAACGTTGTCTACGGCCCCCGCGTGGCAGGCGAGCGAAGCAAGAACCGGCTGATGGAGATCGCCGAGCAGTGCCTGGAGCGCGCCGCGCTGTGGCACGAGGTCAAGGACCGGCTGAACGACTCCGCGCTGGCGCTGTCCGGCGGCCAGCAGCAGCGGCTGTGCATCGCCCGCGCACTGGCGACCGACCCGGAGGTGCTGCTGATGGACGAGCCGGCGTCGGCGCTCGACCCGGCGTCGACCTCGCGGATCGAGGACCTGATTTTCGAGCTCAAGGACCGCTACACCATCGTCATCGTGACGCACAACATGCAGCAGGCGGCGCGGGTGTCGGACCAGACCGCCTTCTTCTTCCAGGGCGAGCTGGTCGAAGCCGGACGCACCAACGAGCTGTTCACCAACCCATCGAAAAAGCAGACCGAAGACTACATCACCGGCCGCTTCGGCTGA
- the pstA gene encoding phosphate ABC transporter permease PstA — protein sequence MTDALSNEDDLLRRRKRVSAMFGVLCAGATALCLLILIGLLATVAVNAFDAFLPEQTRAELEGKSTLEGLGARTSAFFSAPYWQRGWTFLVEGPSWRPEKAGVNPAIFGSLWLIGLTALFSVPAGVGAAVYLEEYAAASRWKQLVQLNIANLAGVPSIVYGILGLGIFVRAVTLQAPGGDYLVGLSLGRVILSGALTLSLVVLPIVILASQEALRAVPRSIRQASYALGATKWQTTWRQVLPAALPGMMTGVILAISRALGEAAPLVAVGAVGFINYTPTSPYSRFTALPLQIFNWAADPKPEFHSLASAAILVLLAVLIMMNAAAVWVRYHYGQRIRW from the coding sequence ATGACCGATGCCCTCTCCAACGAAGACGACCTGCTCCGCCGCCGCAAACGCGTGTCGGCGATGTTCGGCGTGCTTTGCGCTGGAGCCACCGCGTTGTGCCTGCTGATCCTGATCGGGCTGCTCGCCACCGTGGCGGTAAACGCGTTCGACGCGTTCCTCCCCGAGCAGACCCGCGCCGAACTCGAGGGGAAGTCCACCCTCGAGGGCTTGGGCGCCCGGACCAGCGCGTTCTTCTCCGCCCCCTACTGGCAACGGGGTTGGACATTCCTGGTGGAGGGCCCGTCCTGGCGACCGGAGAAGGCCGGGGTCAACCCGGCCATCTTTGGCAGCCTCTGGCTGATCGGCCTGACCGCGTTGTTCTCCGTACCCGCGGGCGTCGGCGCGGCGGTCTACCTGGAGGAGTACGCCGCGGCGTCGCGGTGGAAGCAGCTCGTTCAGCTCAACATCGCGAACCTGGCGGGCGTGCCCTCGATCGTTTACGGCATCCTGGGGCTCGGCATCTTTGTCCGCGCGGTCACGCTGCAAGCCCCCGGCGGCGACTACCTGGTCGGCCTGTCGCTGGGCCGGGTGATCCTGTCGGGCGCTCTGACCCTCAGCCTGGTGGTGCTGCCGATCGTGATCCTCGCGTCGCAGGAGGCGCTGCGGGCCGTGCCGCGGTCAATCCGCCAGGCCAGCTACGCGTTGGGCGCCACCAAGTGGCAGACCACCTGGCGGCAGGTGCTGCCCGCGGCCCTGCCGGGCATGATGACCGGCGTCATCCTGGCGATCTCGCGCGCCCTGGGTGAGGCGGCCCCCCTGGTAGCGGTGGGGGCCGTTGGGTTCATTAACTACACGCCGACCTCGCCCTACTCCCGGTTTACCGCCCTGCCGCTGCAGATCTTCAATTGGGCCGCCGACCCGAAACCCGAATTCCACTCGCTCGCGTCCGCCGCCATCTTGGTTCTGCTGGCGGTGCTGATCATGATGAACGCCGCGGCGGTCTGGGTCCGGTACCACTACGGCCAGCGGATCCGCTGGTAG
- the pstC gene encoding phosphate ABC transporter permease subunit PstC, translated as MSSPAITNEPAREASLHSGGAARTRALYEGVIQWVLWVCAGVSVLTTLGIVLVLMVESLQFFREVSLVEFLTSTQWSPTFRDKHYGILPLFCGTLLVTGGAILIAAPIGLGTAIYLSEYASPGVRETVKPLLEVLAGIPSVVYGVVAVTTISPIIKTWFGAQSIYNAASASIVVGFMILPMIVSLSEDVLRSVPRALREAAFALGATKFDVTVKVIVPAALSGIVASVLLAVSRAIGETMAVTLAAGAQPNLTLNPLESVQTMTAYIVQISSGDAPSGSPEYKAIFAVGMTLFITTMTLNVLAQWIIRRMREQYE; from the coding sequence TTGAGCTCACCCGCCATCACCAACGAACCCGCGCGTGAGGCGTCGCTGCACAGCGGCGGCGCCGCACGCACGCGCGCCCTGTACGAGGGCGTCATCCAGTGGGTGCTGTGGGTGTGCGCAGGGGTTTCCGTGCTGACCACCCTCGGCATCGTGCTGGTGCTGATGGTCGAGTCGCTGCAGTTCTTCCGCGAGGTGAGCCTGGTCGAGTTCCTGACCTCCACCCAGTGGTCGCCCACGTTCCGCGACAAGCACTACGGCATCCTGCCGCTGTTTTGCGGCACGCTGCTGGTAACCGGCGGGGCGATCCTAATCGCGGCGCCGATCGGCCTGGGCACGGCGATCTACCTGAGCGAGTACGCGTCGCCCGGCGTCCGTGAGACCGTGAAGCCGCTGCTCGAGGTGCTGGCCGGCATCCCGTCGGTCGTGTACGGCGTTGTAGCGGTGACCACCATCTCGCCGATCATCAAGACCTGGTTCGGCGCGCAGAGCATCTACAACGCCGCCAGCGCAAGCATCGTGGTCGGGTTCATGATCCTGCCGATGATCGTGTCGCTGAGCGAGGACGTGCTGCGGAGCGTGCCCCGCGCGCTCCGCGAGGCCGCCTTCGCCCTCGGCGCCACCAAGTTCGACGTGACCGTCAAGGTGATCGTTCCGGCGGCGTTGTCGGGCATCGTGGCGTCGGTGCTGCTGGCGGTGTCCCGCGCCATCGGCGAAACCATGGCCGTCACGCTCGCGGCGGGGGCCCAGCCCAACCTGACGCTCAACCCGCTGGAGAGCGTCCAGACGATGACCGCGTACATCGTGCAGATCAGCTCCGGCGACGCGCCCTCCGGGTCGCCCGAGTACAAGGCGATCTTCGCGGTCGGCATGACCCTGTTCATCACCACGATGACGCTCAACGTCCTGGCGCAGTGGATTATCCGCCGGATGCGGGAGCAGTACGAATGA
- a CDS encoding PstS family phosphate ABC transporter substrate-binding protein translates to MNLCRFHAVTLSAAMIVAAGCRPAPEGGSDAATGSKSGSISIDGSSTVYPVSMAVAEEFSDQGTDAEVTVGFSGTGGGMKQFAAGEIDICDASRGMKPAEAEKCKENGVEFIELSVAYDGLAVVVNPDNDWCDELTVDQLKQMWKPEDPAQKWSDINPDWPEEDLVLYGPGTDSGTFDYFTEEIVGEAKASRSDYAPSEDDNMLVTGVAGDKNALGYFGFAYYIENKDKLKLLGVDGGDGPVKPSMETVMDNTYKPLARPLYIYVNTASLKRPEVAKFVKFYMDQAAKLSKDVGYVPVPDDVAAENAATLEAALGAAPAKAPAAE, encoded by the coding sequence ATGAATCTTTGTCGTTTCCATGCTGTCACGCTCAGCGCCGCGATGATTGTTGCGGCAGGCTGCCGCCCCGCCCCCGAGGGCGGTTCGGACGCCGCGACTGGCTCCAAGAGCGGGTCGATCAGCATCGATGGGTCCAGCACGGTCTACCCGGTCAGCATGGCGGTCGCCGAGGAGTTCAGCGACCAGGGCACCGACGCCGAGGTGACGGTCGGCTTCTCGGGAACGGGCGGCGGCATGAAGCAGTTCGCCGCTGGCGAAATCGACATCTGCGACGCCTCCCGCGGGATGAAGCCTGCCGAGGCCGAGAAGTGTAAGGAGAACGGCGTCGAGTTCATTGAGCTGTCGGTCGCCTACGATGGCCTGGCGGTGGTCGTGAACCCGGACAACGACTGGTGCGACGAACTCACGGTCGATCAGCTCAAGCAGATGTGGAAGCCGGAAGACCCTGCCCAGAAGTGGAGCGACATCAACCCCGACTGGCCTGAAGAAGACCTGGTGCTGTACGGCCCCGGCACGGACTCGGGAACGTTCGACTACTTCACCGAAGAGATCGTCGGCGAGGCCAAGGCCAGCCGCAGCGACTACGCGCCCAGTGAAGACGACAACATGCTGGTCACCGGCGTCGCCGGCGACAAGAACGCGTTGGGCTACTTCGGCTTCGCGTACTACATCGAGAACAAAGACAAGCTGAAGCTGCTAGGCGTCGACGGCGGCGACGGCCCTGTCAAGCCGTCCATGGAGACCGTCATGGACAACACGTACAAGCCGCTGGCCCGGCCGCTGTACATCTACGTCAACACCGCGTCGCTCAAGCGGCCCGAGGTCGCGAAGTTCGTGAAGTTCTACATGGACCAGGCGGCCAAGCTCTCCAAGGACGTCGGCTACGTGCCGGTGCCGGACGACGTCGCTGCTGAGAACGCCGCGACCCTCGAGGCCGCGCTCGGCGCCGCCCCCGCCAAGGCGCCCGCGGCGGAGTAG
- a CDS encoding glycosyltransferase family 4 protein, with amino-acid sequence MRVLLTTCSLVASGGVEMHLLDLARGLLRRRCEPVVYAPKLGAFAARLRDLSVPVVDDLAHLHTTPDLVHGHYGPSLMAALLRYPTTPGVQTCHGWDWRGDVPPNLPRVLRRLAVDAVCRDRLVCGFGVPEEDVQVLFNGVDLARFAPRPKLPTTPRRAVVFSNYQTHRTVEPIVTACGRAGVAVDLVGRRFGADCVQPECLLSDYDLVFAKGRCAWEALATGCAVVVADTTGLGPLVTSAELPALRLCNFGKRLMVDPLTVELVGEQIARYDAADAACVSRQVRRENSLELLLDQLHSIYSEVIAEQQTDPAAAGGDDLLLAAYAERLCRELAVDEPRAVSRSRLIRKRIEARADRLVRQATRLVKSPWSGLGRRAA; translated from the coding sequence GTGAGGGTGCTGCTGACAACCTGCTCGCTGGTCGCCAGCGGGGGCGTCGAGATGCACTTGCTGGACCTCGCACGGGGTCTGTTGCGGCGCCGCTGCGAACCGGTGGTCTACGCACCGAAGCTGGGCGCCTTCGCCGCACGGTTGCGGGACCTCTCCGTTCCCGTTGTCGACGATCTCGCACACCTGCACACCACGCCCGACTTGGTGCACGGGCACTACGGCCCATCGCTCATGGCGGCGCTGCTGCGCTACCCGACGACGCCGGGCGTCCAGACTTGCCACGGGTGGGACTGGCGCGGCGACGTGCCGCCCAATCTGCCGCGGGTCCTACGGCGGTTGGCGGTCGACGCCGTGTGCCGCGACCGGCTGGTGTGCGGCTTTGGCGTGCCAGAAGAAGACGTTCAGGTGCTGTTCAATGGCGTGGACCTGGCGAGGTTTGCTCCGCGTCCCAAGCTGCCCACCACGCCCCGCCGCGCGGTGGTATTCAGCAACTACCAGACCCACCGCACCGTGGAGCCGATTGTCACAGCCTGCGGGCGGGCGGGCGTGGCGGTGGACCTGGTGGGGCGCAGGTTTGGCGCCGACTGCGTCCAGCCCGAGTGTTTGCTCTCGGACTACGACCTAGTCTTCGCCAAGGGACGCTGCGCGTGGGAGGCGCTGGCTACCGGTTGCGCGGTGGTTGTCGCCGACACGACAGGACTAGGCCCGCTAGTCACCTCGGCAGAGCTGCCTGCTTTGCGGCTGTGCAACTTCGGCAAGCGGTTGATGGTTGATCCGCTCACGGTGGAGTTGGTCGGAGAACAGATCGCCCGGTACGACGCGGCGGACGCGGCATGCGTGAGCCGGCAGGTCCGCCGCGAGAACTCACTCGAGCTGCTCTTGGATCAACTCCACAGCATCTACTCCGAGGTCATCGCTGAACAGCAGACGGACCCCGCCGCGGCTGGCGGCGACGACCTCCTGCTGGCGGCCTACGCCGAGCGGTTGTGCCGCGAGCTAGCGGTCGACGAGCCGCGCGCGGTGTCGCGGTCCCGGCTGATACGCAAGCGGATTGAGGCGCGGGCGGACCGCCTCGTCCGACAGGCGACGCGGCTGGTCAAGTCACCGTGGTCGGGGCTGGGCCGCCGGGCGGCATAG